In Bombina bombina isolate aBomBom1 chromosome 6, aBomBom1.pri, whole genome shotgun sequence, a single genomic region encodes these proteins:
- the LOC128664496 gene encoding proto-oncogene Mas-like, which translates to MFCNSSTPEIWDLFNNTKSINLIYFIIISSITMIISTFGVSGNCIVIWYLMFKIKRNFSTVYILNLAIADAVLLLFIIIIYVLSLAFFGQTSNEIKIDNVYHYITLYIISTATLFAYNTSLCLLTAISVERCLSVILPVWYHCKRPQRLSSIVCTAIWLLSCLFTILESTFCRKQLGIFHEAMCDNDCTPVFVLVCCISFIFIPLIIISNLAILLKICTRSKQKQPQKLYIVITLTVLFFLVFAMPIRILVLVFYKHQIIPPFPVIELFSLLSCLNSSINPFVYYLVGRQGIGSRKINFQMILQAIFHEEGHQYKKQNIKGNTLNLTIMSSQDIQEHNHR; encoded by the coding sequence ATGTTTTGTAATTCTTCAACACCTGAAATATGGGACTTGTTTAACAACACAAAGTCAATCAATTtaatctattttattattatttcatccaTAACAATGATTATATCCACATTTGGAGTATCTGGAAACTGTATTGTTATTTGGTACCTCATGTTTAAGATCAAGAGAAATTTTTCCACGGTTTATATTTTAAACCTTGCCATCGCTGATGCAGTTTTACTTTTGTTTATCATAATAATCTATGTTTTATCGCTAGCCTTTTTTGGGCAAACTTCCAatgaaataaaaattgataatgttTACCATTACATTACACTATACATCATTTCAACAGCTACCCTTTTTGCATACAACACCAGTTTGTGTCTTCTTACAGCAATTAGTGTTGAAAGATGTCTTTCTGTGATTTTGCCTGTTTGGTATCATTGCAAACGACCACAACGGCTGTCTTCCATTGTATGTACAGCGATATGGCTATTGTCCTGTCTGTTTACTATTCTTGAGTCTACTTTTTGTAGAAAGCAATTAGGAATTTTTCATGAAGCCATGTGTGATAATGATTGTACACCTGTCTTTGTTTTGGTTTGCTGCAttagttttatatttattccaCTCATAATTATATCAAATTTAGCTATCCTTCTTAAGATTTGTACCCGTTCTAAGCAAAAGCAACCTCAAAAGCTCTACATTGTGATAACACTGACTGTACTGTTTTTTCTAGTATTTGCCATGCCTATAAGAATTTTAGTCCTGGTATTTTATAAACACCAAATCATCCCACCCTTTCCTGTTATAGAATTATTTTCTTTATTGAGTTGTTTGAATAGCAGCATAAATCCCTTTGTTTATTATCTAGTTGGTCGTCAAGGTATTGGAAGTAGAAAGATCAATTTTCAGATGATTCTTCAAGCTATTTTTCATGAAGAAGGACAtcagtataaaaaacaaaacattaaaggaAATACATTAAATTTAACAATAATGTCAAGCCAAGACATTCAAGAACACAATCATAGATGA